The proteins below are encoded in one region of Effusibacillus dendaii:
- a CDS encoding exodeoxyribonuclease III → MILVSWNVNGLRSCVNKGFHEYFNHIKADIFCLQETKLQEGQISLELREEYRQYWNYALKKGYSGTAVFTKIKPLSVRYGLEEETEPEGRIITLEFESFYLVNVYTPNAKRDLSRLAYRLEWEDRFRSYLLQLDDQKPVIICGDLNVAHQEIDLKNAKGNRGNSGFTEEEREKMTLLLNSGFTDSFRYLYPERTDAYSWWSNMPKVRERNVGWRIDYFLVSSRLRPFIVDAQIDSNVLGSDHCPVVLKMADFKIT, encoded by the coding sequence ATGATTCTGGTATCTTGGAATGTTAACGGTTTGAGATCCTGCGTAAATAAAGGATTTCACGAGTATTTCAATCATATCAAGGCGGATATATTCTGCCTTCAAGAGACGAAACTGCAGGAAGGGCAAATTAGCCTGGAGCTTAGAGAGGAATATAGGCAGTACTGGAATTACGCCCTGAAGAAGGGATATTCCGGAACTGCCGTATTTACGAAGATTAAGCCGCTTTCGGTACGTTATGGCCTGGAGGAGGAAACAGAGCCCGAAGGGCGAATCATTACTCTTGAGTTTGAATCGTTTTACCTTGTGAATGTATACACCCCCAACGCTAAGCGTGATCTGTCAAGACTTGCATATAGATTGGAATGGGAAGATCGATTTCGAAGCTATCTTCTGCAGCTTGACGATCAGAAGCCCGTTATCATTTGCGGTGATTTGAATGTTGCCCACCAGGAGATCGACCTCAAGAATGCGAAGGGGAATCGCGGTAATTCCGGCTTTACTGAGGAAGAACGGGAGAAGATGACTCTGCTCCTGAACTCCGGTTTTACGGACTCCTTCAGATATCTTTATCCCGAACGAACCGATGCCTACTCCTGGTGGTCGAATATGCCGAAGGTGAGAGAGCGGAACGTCGGGTGGCGAATCGATTATTTTCTCGTTTCATCGAGACTGCGTCCCTTCATCGTCGACGCACAAATTGATTCCAACGTATTGGGGAGCGATCACTGCCCCGTTGTGCTGAAAATGGCCGATTTTAAGATAACATAG
- a CDS encoding helix-turn-helix transcriptional regulator, which translates to MMALGDKVQRLRVWRGITQTELADGLVTPSMISQIEGNKANPSTELLLNIIQRLGVSVETFLKDVELELEGRALYRFALELVEYRQYGVALKLFRELENTPDFPKTIEFSYEMAICLQNTGKTQEAIDLLDRVLTQAQVSADKPFLAKVLYQMAEAYFQLDNINLARFYAEKADAAVSGVPDYNELQAKVKGILGKAASAASLHEQALSFHETAYRLLIPDSPVEAADSLLHTAIEHTHLGQYQHAGQTFDMLFDLYKKLPSNSDQLRAKFHYARLLRLIHREAEAHELFRECLNEFQSPTLRKWVPLIYGEMSQLEIERGQWEESKFFQRKALDSAGHSGSMLANLHQMFGESYYQKGRCEDAIEHFEKSISLYETDGFYEQVIQILPKLSNCYDQMGNIEQALSTLERTKGYMETIL; encoded by the coding sequence ATGATGGCGCTTGGTGACAAGGTCCAGCGGCTGCGAGTCTGGCGAGGAATTACACAGACGGAGCTGGCAGACGGTTTGGTAACGCCCAGCATGATATCCCAAATTGAAGGGAACAAAGCGAATCCATCTACGGAGCTGCTTTTAAATATCATTCAACGGCTTGGTGTATCGGTGGAAACGTTTCTGAAAGATGTAGAGCTTGAGCTGGAAGGACGGGCTTTATACAGGTTTGCATTAGAGTTGGTGGAATACAGGCAGTATGGAGTCGCCTTAAAATTGTTCCGTGAGTTGGAGAACACGCCGGATTTTCCAAAAACGATCGAATTCTCTTATGAAATGGCAATTTGCTTGCAAAATACCGGGAAAACGCAGGAAGCGATCGATTTGCTGGACCGTGTTTTAACGCAAGCACAGGTATCTGCAGATAAGCCGTTTTTGGCAAAAGTCCTTTACCAAATGGCGGAAGCATATTTTCAACTAGATAATATCAATCTGGCCCGTTTTTATGCGGAAAAAGCGGATGCGGCCGTGTCAGGCGTTCCGGACTATAACGAGCTGCAGGCAAAAGTGAAAGGCATTCTGGGAAAAGCGGCTTCCGCAGCTAGTCTGCATGAACAGGCCCTTTCGTTTCACGAGACTGCTTATCGGTTGCTGATACCTGATTCTCCGGTGGAGGCGGCCGATTCGTTATTGCATACGGCGATTGAGCATACACATTTAGGGCAATACCAACATGCGGGGCAAACGTTTGACATGTTGTTTGATCTGTATAAAAAGCTGCCGTCCAATTCGGATCAATTACGGGCAAAGTTTCATTACGCCCGGTTGTTGCGTCTTATCCATCGGGAGGCAGAGGCCCATGAGTTGTTTCGGGAGTGTTTGAACGAATTTCAGTCTCCGACATTACGAAAATGGGTACCTTTGATTTACGGCGAAATGTCTCAATTGGAGATTGAGAGAGGACAATGGGAAGAATCGAAATTTTTTCAGCGGAAGGCGCTTGACAGTGCGGGCCACAGCGGTTCGATGCTGGCGAATTTGCATCAAATGTTTGGCGAATCGTACTACCAAAAAGGCCGCTGCGAAGATGCCATTGAGCATTTTGAAAAGAGTATTTCTTTATACGAAACAGACGGATTTTATGAGCAAGTTATTCAAATTCTTCCCAAACTGAGCAATTGTTACGATCAGATGGGGAATATCGAGCAGGCGCTCTCGACATTGGAACGGACAAAGGGCTATATGGAAACCATTTTGTAA
- the smpB gene encoding SsrA-binding protein SmpB has translation MAKQAEGPKPLAQNRKASHDYFIEDTYEAGIVLTGTEIKSIRQGKANLQDSFARISNGEAWLVNMHISPFEQGNRFNVDPTRSRKLLLHRSEIMKLLGQTKEKGYSLIPLRLYIKNGYCKVLIGLARGKKNFDKREAIAKRDAERDMQRALRDRQKY, from the coding sequence ATGGCGAAACAGGCGGAAGGTCCAAAACCGTTGGCACAAAACAGGAAAGCATCGCATGATTACTTTATCGAGGATACGTATGAAGCGGGTATTGTGTTGACGGGGACCGAAATCAAATCGATTCGTCAGGGCAAAGCGAACCTGCAGGACAGTTTTGCACGCATCTCAAACGGTGAAGCGTGGTTGGTGAATATGCACATTTCCCCTTTCGAACAGGGGAATCGGTTTAACGTGGATCCGACGCGAAGCCGTAAACTGTTGCTGCACCGATCGGAAATTATGAAACTGCTGGGACAGACGAAAGAAAAAGGGTATTCGCTGATTCCGCTTCGTCTGTATATAAAAAACGGCTACTGCAAAGTGTTGATTGGCCTGGCGCGCGGCAAGAAAAATTTTGACAAACGGGAAGCAATTGCCAAACGGGACGCAGAGCGCGATATGCAGCGCGCATTGCGGGATCGCCAGAAGTATTAA